In one Streptomyces sp. NBC_00597 genomic region, the following are encoded:
- a CDS encoding ammonium transporter, with product MASAITTLAADTPTLSAANTGFMLICSALVMLMTPGLAFFYGGMVRVKSSLNMLMMSFISLGIVTILWVLYGFSLAFGTDSGSIIGWSSDYVGLSGIGITELWDGYTIPVYVFAVFQLMFAVITPALISGALADRVKFSAWALFTALWVTVVYFPVAHWVWGAGGWLFELGVIDFAGGTAVHINAGAAALGVILVIGKRVGFKRDPMRPHSLPLVMLGAGLLWFGWFGFNAGSWLGNDDGVGAVMFVNTQVATAAAMLAWLGYEKLRHGSFTTLGAASGAVAGLVAITPSGGSCSPLGAIAIGAIAGVVCAMAVGLKYKFNFDDSLDVVGVHLVGGVIGSLLVGLFATGGVQSDVAGLFYGGGLEQLGKQAIGVFSVLAYSLVVSAVLAFLLDKTIGMRVTEDDEVSGIDQVEHAETAYDFSGAGGGASSRSTAAPVSAAASKKVDA from the coding sequence ATGGCATCAGCCATCACGACCCTCGCGGCAGACACCCCGACGCTGTCTGCCGCGAACACCGGGTTCATGCTCATCTGCTCCGCCCTGGTCATGCTGATGACCCCGGGACTCGCCTTCTTCTACGGAGGCATGGTCCGCGTCAAGAGCAGCCTCAACATGCTGATGATGAGCTTCATCAGCCTGGGGATCGTCACGATCCTCTGGGTCCTCTACGGCTTCAGCCTCGCCTTCGGCACGGACTCCGGCAGCATCATCGGCTGGTCCTCCGACTACGTCGGCCTCAGCGGCATCGGCATCACCGAGCTGTGGGACGGCTACACCATCCCGGTCTACGTCTTCGCCGTCTTCCAGCTGATGTTCGCCGTCATCACCCCTGCCCTGATCAGCGGCGCCCTGGCCGACCGCGTCAAGTTCAGCGCCTGGGCCCTGTTCACCGCCCTGTGGGTCACCGTCGTCTACTTCCCGGTCGCCCACTGGGTCTGGGGCGCCGGCGGCTGGCTCTTCGAACTCGGCGTCATCGACTTCGCGGGCGGCACCGCCGTCCACATCAACGCCGGCGCCGCGGCCCTCGGCGTCATCCTGGTCATCGGCAAGCGCGTCGGCTTCAAGAGGGACCCGATGCGCCCCCACAGCCTCCCGCTCGTGATGCTCGGCGCGGGTCTGCTCTGGTTCGGCTGGTTCGGCTTCAACGCAGGCTCCTGGCTCGGCAACGACGACGGCGTGGGCGCGGTCATGTTCGTCAACACCCAGGTCGCCACCGCCGCCGCCATGCTCGCCTGGCTCGGCTACGAGAAGCTGCGCCACGGCTCCTTCACCACCCTCGGCGCCGCCTCCGGCGCGGTCGCCGGCCTCGTCGCGATCACCCCCTCCGGCGGCTCCTGCTCCCCGCTCGGCGCGATCGCCATCGGCGCCATCGCCGGCGTCGTCTGCGCCATGGCCGTCGGCCTCAAGTACAAGTTCAACTTCGACGACTCCCTCGACGTGGTCGGCGTCCACCTCGTCGGAGGCGTCATCGGCTCGCTGCTGGTGGGCCTCTTCGCCACCGGCGGGGTCCAGTCCGACGTGGCCGGCCTCTTCTACGGCGGCGGCCTGGAGCAGCTCGGCAAGCAGGCCATCGGGGTCTTCTCCGTCCTCGCCTACTCTCTCGTCGTGTCCGCGGTCCTCGCCTTCCTCCTCGACAAGACGATCGGGATGCGGGTCACCGAGGACGACGAGGTCTCCGGCATCGACCAGGTCGAGCACGCCGAGACCGCCTACGACTTCAGCGGAGCCGGCGGCGGAGCCTCCTCCAGGAGCACCGCCGCACCCGTATCCGCCGCCGCGAGCAAGAAGGTTGACGCATGA
- a CDS encoding P-II family nitrogen regulator, translating to MKLITAIVKPHRLDEIKDALQRFGVQGLTVSEASGYGRQRGHTEVYRGAEYTVDLVPKIRIEVVVEDDDAESVMDVLVKGARTGKIGDGKVWSVPVDAVIRVRTGERGAEAL from the coding sequence ATGAAGCTGATCACCGCGATCGTCAAGCCGCACCGGCTGGACGAGATCAAGGACGCCCTCCAGCGGTTCGGAGTCCAGGGGCTCACGGTCTCCGAGGCCAGCGGGTACGGCCGCCAGCGCGGGCACACCGAGGTCTACCGCGGCGCCGAGTACACCGTGGACCTCGTACCGAAGATCCGCATCGAGGTGGTCGTCGAGGACGACGACGCCGAATCGGTGATGGACGTCCTGGTCAAGGGCGCCCGCACCGGAAAGATCGGTGACGGCAAGGTGTGGAGCGTCCCCGTGGACGCGGTCATCCGCGTCCGCACCGGCGAGCGCGGCGCAGAAGCGCTCTGA
- a CDS encoding [protein-PII] uridylyltransferase — MTSVEQTTTGDSGEPSGSGPSGYAAARLRLLQEESRSGPSRRSALAGLTDDWLNALFTTALRETGVRGATLVAVGGYGRAELSPRSDLDLLLLHDGKAEPRALGALADRIWYPVWDLGVALDHSVRTPAEARKTAGEDLKVHLGLLDARPVAGDAGLLTGLRTSVLADWRNQAAKRLPQLHSLCRERAEQAGELRFLLEPDLKEARGGLRDATALRAVAASWLADAPREGLAEARRRLLDARDALHLVTGRATDRLALQEQDQVATQLGLLDADALLREVYEAARVVAYAGDVTWREVGRVLRARAARPRLRGLLGPRGAAVERAPLAEGVVESDGEAVLALAARPDRDPVLALRFGAAAAQAGLPVSLHAVRRLAAQAKPLPVPWPAEAREQLVTLLGAGEPTVAVWEALEAEGLITRLLPDWERVRCRPQRNPVHTWTVDRHLVETAVRASALTRRVGRPDLLLMAALLHDIGKGWPGDHSVAGETIARDVAVRVGFDAQDAAVLGVLVRHHLLLIDTATRRDLDDPATVRSVAQAVGSVGTLEILHALTEADALATGPAAWSTWRGSLVADLVARVASVLRGASPVAADLTIPTTEQERLAVEALRTREPVLALHARQEEDDAVGVELVVAVPDQAGVLPAVAGVLALHRLTVRAADLRSLELPDLPGEVLVLRWRVAAEYGSLPEAARLRTDLVRALDGSLDVPAKLADREAAYPRRRGVVPPPPRVTVVPEVSSLATVLEVRAPDAVGLLHRIGRALESSGVRVRSAHVSTLGANAVDSLYVVDPDGKPLPAPAASALASHLEAALR, encoded by the coding sequence GTGACGAGCGTCGAACAGACCACGACGGGCGATTCCGGCGAACCGTCCGGCTCGGGACCCAGCGGGTACGCCGCGGCCCGGCTGCGACTCCTCCAGGAGGAGTCGCGGTCCGGGCCTTCGCGGCGTTCCGCGCTGGCCGGGCTGACCGACGACTGGCTGAACGCCCTGTTCACCACGGCCCTGCGGGAGACCGGGGTACGGGGCGCCACCCTCGTCGCCGTCGGCGGCTACGGACGGGCCGAACTCTCCCCGCGCAGCGATCTCGACCTGCTGCTGCTCCACGACGGCAAGGCGGAGCCGCGGGCCCTCGGCGCCCTGGCCGACCGCATCTGGTACCCCGTGTGGGACCTGGGCGTGGCCCTCGACCACTCGGTACGGACCCCGGCCGAGGCCCGCAAGACCGCGGGCGAGGACCTCAAGGTGCACCTGGGGCTGCTCGACGCCCGGCCGGTCGCCGGCGACGCGGGCCTCCTCACGGGCCTGCGCACCTCGGTCCTGGCCGACTGGCGCAACCAGGCCGCCAAACGCCTCCCGCAGCTGCACTCCCTGTGCCGGGAGCGGGCCGAGCAGGCCGGAGAGCTCCGCTTCCTGCTGGAACCCGACCTCAAGGAGGCCCGCGGCGGACTCCGCGACGCCACCGCGCTGCGGGCGGTCGCCGCGTCCTGGCTGGCCGACGCCCCGCGCGAGGGACTGGCCGAGGCCCGGCGGCGGCTGCTGGACGCGCGGGACGCCCTGCACCTGGTGACGGGCAGGGCGACCGACCGGCTCGCGCTCCAGGAACAGGACCAGGTCGCGACGCAGCTGGGCCTGCTCGACGCCGACGCGCTGCTGCGCGAGGTGTACGAGGCCGCACGGGTCGTCGCCTACGCCGGCGACGTGACCTGGCGGGAGGTCGGGCGGGTGCTGCGGGCCCGGGCGGCCCGGCCGAGGCTGCGCGGGCTGCTCGGGCCCCGGGGGGCCGCCGTCGAGCGGGCGCCGCTCGCCGAAGGCGTCGTGGAGTCCGACGGCGAGGCCGTGCTCGCGCTGGCCGCCCGGCCCGACCGGGACCCGGTACTGGCCCTGCGGTTCGGCGCCGCGGCCGCACAGGCGGGCCTGCCGGTGTCGCTGCACGCCGTACGACGGCTCGCGGCGCAGGCGAAACCGCTGCCCGTGCCGTGGCCCGCGGAGGCGCGCGAGCAGCTGGTGACCCTGCTCGGCGCGGGGGAGCCCACGGTGGCCGTCTGGGAAGCCCTGGAAGCGGAGGGCCTGATCACCCGGCTGCTGCCCGACTGGGAACGGGTGCGGTGCCGCCCGCAGCGCAACCCCGTGCACACCTGGACCGTGGACCGGCACCTGGTGGAGACGGCGGTCCGCGCCTCGGCCCTGACCCGCCGGGTCGGCCGCCCCGACCTGCTGCTGATGGCCGCGCTGCTGCACGACATCGGCAAGGGCTGGCCGGGGGACCACTCGGTCGCGGGCGAGACCATCGCCCGCGACGTGGCCGTACGCGTGGGCTTCGACGCACAGGACGCCGCCGTCCTCGGGGTGCTCGTACGGCACCACCTGCTGCTGATCGACACCGCGACGCGGCGCGACCTCGACGACCCGGCGACGGTCCGGTCGGTCGCGCAGGCCGTCGGATCGGTCGGCACCCTGGAGATCCTGCACGCGCTGACCGAGGCGGACGCCCTGGCCACCGGGCCCGCGGCGTGGAGCACCTGGCGGGGCTCGCTCGTCGCGGACCTGGTGGCGCGGGTCGCCTCCGTCCTGCGGGGAGCGTCGCCGGTCGCCGCCGACTTGACCATCCCGACGACGGAACAGGAACGCCTCGCGGTGGAGGCGCTGCGCACCCGGGAGCCCGTACTGGCGCTGCACGCGCGCCAGGAGGAGGACGACGCCGTCGGGGTCGAACTGGTGGTGGCGGTCCCGGACCAAGCGGGGGTCCTCCCGGCCGTGGCCGGCGTACTGGCCCTGCACCGGCTCACGGTCCGGGCCGCGGACCTGCGCTCCCTGGAGCTCCCGGACCTGCCCGGTGAGGTCCTGGTCCTGCGGTGGCGGGTGGCCGCCGAGTACGGCTCCCTGCCGGAGGCGGCCCGGCTGCGCACGGACCTGGTCCGGGCACTGGACGGCTCCCTGGACGTCCCGGCGAAGCTGGCCGACCGGGAGGCCGCGTACCCGCGACGGCGCGGGGTGGTCCCGCCGCCGCCCCGGGTCACGGTGGTACCCGAGGTGTCCTCGCTGGCCACGGTCCTGGAGGTCCGGGCCCCCGACGCGGTGGGCCTGCTGCACCGCATCGGGCGCGCGCTGGAGTCCTCCGGGGTCCGGGTACGCAGCGCCCACGTGTCCACCCTCGGAGCGAACGCGGTGGACTCCCTGTACGTGGTCGATCCGGACGGCAAACCCCTGCCAGCACCCGCGGCCTCCGCCCTGGCCTCCCACCTGGAAGCCGCCCTCCGCTGA
- the ffh gene encoding signal recognition particle protein: protein MFDTLSDRLSATFKSLRGKGRLSEQDIDAAAREIRIALLEADVALPVVRSFIANVKERARGEEVSKALNPGQQVLKIVNDELVSILGGETRRLRFAKTAPTVIMLAGLQGAGKTTLAGKLGLWLKGQGHSPLLVACDLQRPNAVNQLSVVAERAGVAVYAPAPGNGVGDPVQVAKDSIEYARTKQYDIVIVDTAGRLGIDQELMQQAADIRDAVSPDEILFVVDAMIGQDAVNTAEAFRDGVGFDGVVLSKLDGDARGGAALSIAHVTGKQIMFASNGEKLDEFDAFHPDRMAGRILDMGDMLTLIEQAEKTFSQAEAEKMAAKLAKGPKEFTLDDFLAQMEQVRKMGSISKLLGMLPGMGQIKDQINNIDERDVDRTAAIIKSMTPAERQDPHLINGSRRARIAKGSGVEVSAVKNLVERFFEARKMMSRMAQGGGMPGMPGIPGMGGGPGRQKKQVKQAKGKRKSGNPMKRKEEEAAAAARREQGPQSAPPATGSPFGLPAGGQSGQDFDLPDEFKKFMK from the coding sequence GTGTTCGATACGCTTTCCGACCGCCTCAGCGCGACCTTCAAGTCCCTCCGGGGCAAAGGTCGCCTCTCCGAGCAGGACATCGACGCTGCGGCGCGGGAAATCCGTATCGCCCTCCTTGAGGCCGACGTCGCCCTCCCCGTGGTCCGCTCCTTCATCGCGAACGTCAAGGAGCGCGCCCGCGGCGAAGAGGTCTCCAAGGCCCTGAACCCGGGCCAGCAGGTCCTCAAGATCGTCAACGACGAGCTCGTCTCGATCCTCGGCGGCGAGACCCGGCGGCTGCGCTTCGCCAAGACCGCGCCCACCGTGATCATGCTCGCCGGTCTCCAGGGTGCCGGTAAGACCACCCTCGCCGGAAAGCTCGGCCTCTGGCTCAAGGGCCAGGGCCACTCCCCGCTGCTCGTCGCCTGCGACCTCCAGCGCCCCAACGCCGTCAACCAGCTGAGCGTCGTCGCCGAGCGCGCCGGTGTCGCGGTCTATGCGCCCGCCCCCGGCAACGGCGTCGGCGACCCCGTGCAGGTGGCCAAGGACTCCATCGAGTACGCCCGCACCAAGCAGTACGACATCGTCATCGTCGACACCGCCGGCCGCCTCGGCATCGACCAGGAGCTGATGCAGCAGGCCGCGGACATCCGCGACGCCGTCAGCCCCGACGAGATCCTCTTCGTCGTCGACGCCATGATCGGCCAGGACGCGGTCAACACCGCCGAGGCCTTCCGCGACGGCGTCGGCTTCGACGGCGTCGTGCTCTCCAAGCTCGACGGCGACGCCCGCGGCGGTGCCGCGCTCTCCATCGCGCACGTCACCGGCAAGCAGATCATGTTCGCCTCGAACGGCGAGAAGCTCGACGAGTTCGACGCGTTCCACCCCGACCGCATGGCGGGCCGGATCCTCGACATGGGTGACATGCTCACCCTCATCGAGCAGGCCGAGAAGACCTTCAGCCAGGCCGAAGCCGAGAAGATGGCGGCCAAGCTCGCGAAGGGCCCGAAGGAGTTCACGCTCGACGACTTCCTGGCCCAGATGGAGCAGGTCCGCAAGATGGGCTCCATCTCCAAGCTGCTCGGCATGCTCCCCGGCATGGGGCAGATCAAGGACCAGATCAACAACATCGACGAGCGCGACGTGGACCGCACCGCCGCGATCATCAAGTCGATGACCCCGGCCGAGCGCCAGGACCCGCACCTCATCAACGGCTCGCGCCGCGCCCGTATCGCCAAGGGCTCCGGCGTCGAGGTCAGCGCCGTCAAGAACCTCGTCGAGCGCTTCTTCGAGGCCCGCAAGATGATGTCCCGCATGGCCCAGGGCGGCGGGATGCCCGGCATGCCCGGCATCCCGGGCATGGGCGGCGGCCCCGGCCGGCAGAAGAAGCAGGTCAAGCAGGCCAAGGGCAAGCGCAAGAGCGGCAACCCGATGAAGCGCAAGGAAGAGGAAGCGGCGGCAGCCGCCCGTCGCGAGCAGGGCCCGCAGAGCGCCCCGCCCGCCACCGGCAGCCCGTTCGGCCTTCCCGCCGGCGGCCAGTCCGGCCAGGACTTCGACCTTCCGGACGAGTTCAAGAAGTTCATGAAGTAA
- the ftsH gene encoding ATP-dependent zinc metalloprotease FtsH — MPSPTPVPPRDRADTPWRSEGAPPAPPPKRRMPGGWRGLILAAMIVFLITNVVLSFFNKGDEPTVSYTEFSKQVADGNVSKIYSKGDAIQGELKTEQPLPDGGKGDYTKFVTQRPAFADDQLWANLSKHGVVVTASPVVVQRSFLANLLLSLAPMLLLVLLWVFIARRMGSAMGGVGALGRKQPPKPVELEGGKRTTFADVAGIDEVKGELSDVVDFLKNPQQYRAMGARMPGGVLLAGPPGTGKTLLARAVAGEAGVPFFSASASEFIEMIVGVGASRVRELFSEARKVAPSIVFIDEIDTIGRARGGGAGLGGHDEREQTLNQILTEMDGFSGSEGVVVLAATNRPDVLDPALTRPGRFDRTVSVSPPDRSGREAILRIHTREIPLAADVDLDQVARTTPGMTGADLANLANEAALLAVKRKQSQVTQADFMDALEKVQLGAARALVMPEEERRRTAYHESGHALLGMLQPGADPVRKITIVPRGRALGVTLSTPDADRYSYTQEYLRGRIIGALGGMAAEHVVFDVITTGAENDLEQVTNLARGMVGRWGMSERVGRLTAIPADAQSPYGLLAAPSTLDTVDQEMRRIVDECYVEACRLLREHRPKLDALTEALLANETLDEPAAYEAAGIVRPAK; from the coding sequence GTGCCCAGCCCCACCCCCGTACCGCCTCGCGACCGCGCCGACACGCCCTGGCGCTCCGAGGGCGCACCGCCCGCACCGCCGCCCAAGAGGCGGATGCCCGGGGGCTGGCGCGGACTGATCCTCGCCGCCATGATCGTCTTCCTGATCACCAACGTGGTCCTCTCGTTCTTCAACAAGGGCGACGAGCCGACCGTCTCCTACACGGAATTCAGCAAACAGGTCGCCGACGGCAACGTCTCGAAGATCTACTCCAAGGGCGACGCGATCCAGGGCGAACTGAAGACCGAACAGCCGCTGCCCGACGGCGGCAAGGGCGACTACACGAAGTTCGTCACCCAGCGCCCCGCCTTCGCCGACGACCAGCTCTGGGCCAACCTCAGCAAGCACGGCGTCGTCGTCACCGCCTCCCCGGTCGTCGTGCAGCGCAGCTTCCTGGCCAATCTGCTGCTCTCGCTGGCCCCGATGCTGCTGCTGGTCCTCCTGTGGGTGTTCATCGCCCGCCGCATGGGCTCCGCGATGGGCGGCGTCGGCGCGCTGGGCCGCAAACAGCCGCCCAAACCCGTCGAACTGGAGGGCGGGAAGCGCACCACCTTCGCCGACGTGGCCGGGATCGACGAGGTCAAGGGCGAGCTCAGCGACGTCGTGGACTTCCTCAAGAACCCCCAGCAGTACCGGGCCATGGGCGCCCGGATGCCCGGCGGGGTCCTGCTCGCTGGACCGCCCGGCACGGGCAAGACCCTCCTCGCGCGGGCGGTCGCGGGCGAGGCCGGGGTGCCGTTCTTCTCCGCCTCGGCCTCCGAGTTCATCGAGATGATCGTCGGCGTGGGCGCCTCCCGGGTGCGCGAACTCTTCTCCGAGGCGCGGAAGGTGGCCCCCTCGATCGTCTTCATCGACGAGATCGACACCATCGGCCGGGCCCGCGGCGGCGGCGCCGGCCTCGGCGGCCACGACGAGCGCGAACAGACCCTGAACCAGATCCTGACCGAGATGGACGGCTTCTCCGGCTCGGAGGGCGTGGTCGTCCTCGCCGCCACCAACCGGCCCGACGTCCTGGACCCGGCGCTCACCCGGCCCGGCCGCTTCGACCGCACGGTGTCCGTCTCCCCGCCCGACCGCTCCGGCCGCGAAGCCATCCTGCGGATCCACACCCGCGAGATCCCCCTCGCCGCCGACGTGGACCTCGACCAGGTGGCCCGCACCACCCCCGGCATGACGGGCGCGGACCTCGCCAACCTGGCCAACGAAGCCGCCCTCCTCGCGGTGAAGCGCAAACAGAGCCAGGTCACCCAGGCGGACTTCATGGACGCCCTGGAGAAGGTCCAGCTGGGCGCGGCGCGGGCCCTGGTCATGCCGGAAGAGGAGCGTCGCCGCACGGCCTACCACGAGAGCGGCCACGCCCTGCTGGGCATGCTCCAGCCGGGCGCCGACCCCGTCCGCAAGATCACGATCGTGCCGCGCGGCCGGGCGCTCGGCGTCACCCTCTCGACCCCCGACGCGGACCGCTACTCCTACACGCAGGAGTACCTCCGCGGCCGCATCATCGGCGCGCTGGGCGGCATGGCGGCCGAGCACGTCGTCTTCGACGTCATCACCACGGGCGCGGAGAACGACCTGGAACAGGTCACCAACCTCGCCCGCGGCATGGTCGGCCGCTGGGGCATGAGCGAGCGCGTCGGCCGCCTCACCGCGATCCCGGCGGACGCGCAGAGCCCTTACGGGCTCCTGGCCGCCCCCTCCACCCTCGACACGGTGGACCAGGAGATGCGGCGCATCGTCGACGAGTGCTACGTCGAGGCCTGCCGACTGCTGCGCGAACACCGTCCGAAACTCGACGCCCTGACCGAGGCCTTGCTGGCGAACGAGACCCTGGACGAGCCGGCCGCCTACGAGGCCGCGGGCATCGTGCGCCCGGCGAAGTAG
- a CDS encoding methyltransferase type 11, translating to MTPTPTATLVARDWAEIQERMLVPLYEAVYDRLEVGPGDRLLGLDCGAGLALLLAAGRGAAATGVEADPARRELARERLLEVVPAPPDGARPYDVLLAFSPPAAALDAALPAVRRGAAVVLADWGPAERCTVPAVLGGGPAPQDLDAVVARAGLSPDGSGRVFCPFGYADVDSAVRGLLSAGLYESSSDPAQVEKELAEALHPYERPDGTVWLPNIFRYVIARVP from the coding sequence ATGACACCGACGCCGACGGCGACGCTCGTCGCCCGGGACTGGGCGGAGATCCAGGAACGGATGCTGGTACCGCTGTACGAAGCGGTCTACGACCGGCTGGAGGTCGGGCCGGGCGACCGGCTGCTCGGCCTGGACTGCGGGGCCGGGCTGGCCCTGCTGCTGGCCGCGGGCAGGGGAGCCGCCGCCACGGGGGTGGAGGCGGATCCGGCCCGGCGGGAGCTGGCGCGCGAGCGGCTGCTGGAGGTGGTCCCGGCCCCACCGGACGGTGCGCGCCCGTACGACGTGCTGCTGGCGTTCTCGCCGCCCGCGGCGGCGCTGGACGCGGCCCTGCCTGCGGTCCGGCGGGGCGCAGCGGTGGTGCTGGCCGACTGGGGTCCGGCGGAGCGGTGCACGGTGCCCGCGGTGCTGGGCGGCGGCCCCGCCCCGCAGGACCTGGACGCGGTCGTGGCGCGGGCCGGGCTCTCGCCGGACGGGTCGGGGCGGGTGTTCTGCCCCTTCGGGTACGCGGACGTGGACAGCGCGGTACGGGGGCTGCTGTCGGCGGGGCTGTACGAGTCCTCCTCCGATCCGGCGCAGGTCGAGAAGGAGCTGGCCGAAGCGCTGCACCCGTACGAGCGGCCGGACGGCACCGTGTGGCTGCCGAACATCTTCCGGTACGTGATCGCCCGCGTGCCGTAG
- the proS gene encoding proline--tRNA ligase — protein sequence MAKAPVLTPQAEDFPRWYQDLINKAELADNGPVRGTMVIRPYGYGLWERMQQEMDARIKDAGAQNAYFPLFIPQSYLTREAEHVEGFAPELAVVTHGGGKELEEPVVVRPTSETIINDYFSKWVQSYRDLPLLINQWANVVRWEMRPRVFLRTSEFLWQEGHTAHATYEDARDYAARIHTDVYGDFMTNVLGIDVVLGRKTAKERFAGAINTLTLEGMMGDGKALQLGTSHELGTNFAKAFNTQYLSKEGKQELVWQTSWGVSTRMVGGLIMSHGDDNGLRVPPRLAHVQVVVMAIKGDEAVAKVRELGAQLKAAGIRVHVDDRVDTPFGRRAVDWELKGVPVRVEIGPRDLEAGTAMLARRIPGGKEPVQIDALADLLPKVLEEDQAQLLRESRERRLARTSDVSTIEEAAEVAVAGGWARMPWADLGPEGEAKLGEQAVSVRCLIAADGSVPEADDAPGTLAIVARSY from the coding sequence ATGGCAAAGGCACCCGTTCTCACCCCCCAGGCGGAGGATTTCCCCCGCTGGTACCAGGATCTGATCAACAAGGCCGAGCTGGCCGACAACGGTCCGGTACGCGGCACCATGGTCATCCGGCCGTACGGCTACGGCCTGTGGGAGCGGATGCAGCAGGAGATGGACGCGCGCATCAAGGACGCGGGCGCCCAGAACGCGTACTTCCCGCTGTTCATCCCGCAGTCGTACCTGACGAGGGAAGCCGAGCACGTCGAGGGCTTCGCCCCCGAGCTCGCGGTCGTCACGCACGGCGGCGGCAAGGAGCTGGAAGAGCCGGTCGTGGTCCGGCCCACCTCCGAGACGATCATCAACGACTACTTCTCCAAGTGGGTCCAGAGCTACCGCGACCTGCCCCTGCTGATCAACCAGTGGGCCAACGTCGTCCGCTGGGAGATGCGCCCGCGCGTGTTCCTCCGTACGAGTGAGTTCCTCTGGCAGGAGGGCCACACCGCCCACGCCACGTACGAGGACGCCCGCGACTACGCCGCCCGCATCCACACGGACGTGTACGGCGACTTCATGACGAACGTGCTCGGCATCGACGTCGTGCTCGGCCGCAAGACCGCCAAGGAGCGCTTCGCCGGCGCCATCAACACCCTCACCCTCGAAGGCATGATGGGCGACGGCAAGGCGCTCCAGCTGGGCACGAGCCACGAGCTCGGCACCAACTTCGCCAAGGCCTTCAACACGCAGTACCTGTCGAAGGAAGGCAAGCAGGAGCTCGTCTGGCAGACCTCGTGGGGCGTTTCGACCCGCATGGTCGGCGGTCTGATCATGTCCCACGGCGACGACAACGGCCTGCGTGTCCCGCCGCGCCTCGCGCACGTCCAGGTCGTCGTCATGGCGATCAAGGGTGACGAGGCCGTCGCCAAGGTCCGCGAGCTCGGTGCGCAGCTGAAGGCCGCCGGTATCCGCGTCCACGTCGACGACCGGGTCGACACCCCCTTCGGCCGCCGCGCGGTGGACTGGGAGCTCAAGGGGGTACCGGTCCGCGTCGAGATCGGCCCCCGCGACCTGGAGGCCGGCACCGCGATGCTGGCCCGCCGGATCCCCGGCGGCAAGGAGCCCGTGCAGATCGACGCGCTCGCCGACCTGCTGCCCAAGGTGCTGGAGGAGGACCAGGCGCAGCTGCTGCGCGAGTCCCGCGAGCGCCGCCTGGCCCGTACCTCCGACGTCTCCACCATCGAGGAGGCCGCCGAGGTCGCCGTCGCGGGCGGCTGGGCGCGGATGCCGTGGGCCGACCTCGGCCCCGAGGGCGAGGCGAAGCTGGGTGAGCAGGCCGTCTCCGTGCGCTGCCTGATCGCCGCGGATGGCTCGGTGCCGGAGGCGGACGACGCCCCCGGTACGCTCGCGATCGTCGCGCGCTCGTACTGA
- the rpsP gene encoding 30S ribosomal protein S16: MAVKIKLKRLGKIRQPHYRIVVADSRTRRDGRAIEEIGLYHPTYNPSRIEVNAERAQYWLSVGAQPTEAVLAILKLTGDWQAHKGLPAPAPLLQPETKESKRRSFDEFAKALEGIGETKGEAITQKAKKADKKADEAEAAAESTEA; the protein is encoded by the coding sequence GTGGCAGTCAAGATCAAGCTCAAGCGCCTCGGCAAGATTCGCCAGCCGCACTACCGCATCGTCGTCGCCGACTCGCGCACCCGCCGCGATGGTCGTGCGATCGAGGAGATCGGTCTGTACCACCCGACGTACAACCCGTCGCGCATCGAGGTCAACGCCGAGCGTGCGCAGTACTGGCTGTCCGTCGGCGCCCAGCCCACCGAGGCTGTGCTCGCCATCCTGAAGCTGACCGGCGACTGGCAGGCGCACAAGGGCCTCCCGGCCCCCGCGCCGCTGCTGCAGCCGGAGACGAAGGAGAGCAAGCGTCGCTCCTTCGACGAGTTCGCCAAGGCCCTTGAGGGCATCGGCGAGACCAAGGGCGAGGCCATCACGCAGAAGGCGAAGAAGGCCGACAAGAAGGCGGACGAGGCTGAGGCCGCCGCCGAGTCGACCGAGGCCTGA
- a CDS encoding RNA-binding protein — MLEEALEHLVKGIVDNPDDVQVASRNLRRGQVLEVRVHPDDLGKVIGRNGRTARALRTVVGAIGGRGIRVDLVDVDQVR; from the coding sequence ATGCTCGAGGAGGCTCTTGAGCACCTCGTGAAGGGCATTGTGGACAACCCCGACGACGTGCAGGTCGCCTCGCGCAACCTGCGTCGTGGGCAGGTGCTCGAAGTCCGGGTTCACCCGGACGACCTCGGGAAGGTGATCGGTCGCAACGGCCGCACCGCACGTGCCCTGCGTACCGTCGTGGGCGCCATCGGCGGCCGGGGGATCCGCGTCGACCTCGTCGACGTGGACCAGGTCCGCTGA